The stretch of DNA GGCGGCGCTGTTTGCCTTCCTGACCGCCTGGAACAACTTCCTCTGGGTGTTCGTCCTGACCACCGACGAGTCCGTCCGGACGGCGACGGTGGCCATCTACTACATCCTCGGCAGCGACGTGCTCCGGGAGTGGAACGTGCTGATGGCGTCGCTCGTCTTGCTCGTCGCACCGCCCGTGATCTTCTACGGGCTATCCCGCCGCTACGTCGGCGAGGGCCTGGGAGGGACGCCGAAGTAACCCGATCCGGCGTGTCCGCACGCATCGAGGGCCAAGTGATAAATGCTGGGACGACAAAACATAGAGAATAATTAATATGGCACAACTGGAACTCGAAGAGGTAACGAAGGTATTCGATACGAGCGCGGAGACCATCGTCGCAGTGGAGGAACTCTCCCTGGATATCGACGACGGGGAGTTCATCGTCGTCGTCGGCCCCTCGGGCTGTGGGAAGTCGACGACGCTTCGCATGATCGCGGGGCTGGAGACGGTGACCGACGGCGAAATCCGACTGGCCGGCGAGCGCATCAACGAGAAGTCGCCCAAGGACCGGGATATCGCGATGGTGTTCCAGTCGTACGCACTGTACCCACACAAGACGGTCCGACAGAACATGGCCTACGGCCTGCACCTGAGTACGGACCTCGATAGCGAGGAGATCGACCACCGGGTGCGGGAGGCGGCCGAGATGATGGGTATCGAGGATCTGCTCGACAAGAAGCCGTCGTCGCTGTCCGGTGGCCAACAACAGCGCGTCGCGACGGGGCGGGCGATCGTTCGGGAGCCGTCCCTGTTTCTGTTCGACGAACCGCTGTCGAACCTCGACGCCAAACTCCGCAAGCACATGCGGACCGAACTCTCCCGCATCCACTCCGAGGTCGGAATTACGACGGTGTACGTCACTCACGATCAGGAGGAGGCGATGACGATGGCCGATCGCATCGTCATCCTCGATCAGGGGAGCCTCCAGCAGGTCGGCGAACCCAAAGAAGTGTATCACGAACCGGTGAACAAGTTCGTCGCGAACTTCATCGGCTCGCCGTCGATGAACTTTATCGACGTCGAACTGGAGCGCAACGCGGACGGCTCCGGGAGGCTCGTCGGCCAGGACTTCGATTACAGCGTGAGTAACCGACTGCTCCAGCAGATCGACCCGTCGGTGTCGGATGTCGTCTTCGGCATCCGCCCCGAGAACGCCCGGATCGATCCGGACGCACCGGTAGACGGGAGCGTCGAAACGACCGTCGACGTCGTGGAAGTCGTCGGCTCCGACAACTTCATTTACCTCGACCTCGCGGGCAAGGAGTTCCGCGTCCGTACTCCTTCGGAGGTCGAACCGGCGGAGGGCGAGACGGTCCGGATCACGTTCGACGAGGACGATATCCACCTGTTCGACAGCGCGTCGGGCGAGGCGCTCGCCCACGGCTACCCCGACGCCGACGTCACGGCGACCGTCGAACGGTCCGACACGACGGCGGACGATTGACGTTCCCGTCGGCGACGGCCGGCGAACCGGGTGGAGACCGGCGTTCACCCGGCCCCGGACGACGTAGCCCCGGGATCGGCCCGCAGTTCCGCCATGACGCGACGCATCTCCGCAGTCTCGTTTACCGACCCGCTCTCTATCCGTGCCGCCATCGCCACGGCGACCGACTCCCGTGCGTCGACGAGCCGACGGTCCAGGCTGTCGGCCCGCGCCGCCTGCGTCGGCGTGAGCGGTCCCTCTCGGACGGTCGTCAGGAGCGCCCGTGCGTCACGGGAGGTCCGTAGTGCCTGACGCCCGTATGCGGTGACGCGTTCGCTGTCGTTCCGTGCCCACGTGACCTCCTGCGCTCCCTCGTCGACGATGGTGACGAGGAACGCCGCCTTCGACAACCGCGTGTCGGTCCGACTAACGCCCGGTGCGAGGTCACCCCGGGCGTCGATGCCGACCAAAACCGTTCGTTCCGCCGGGTTGTACGTGTCCGACGGGTAGGCGGCGGTGCCGACGGCGACGGCGCTACCGAGAATGAGCGTCAACACGATCACCCCGAGGAACACGCGCGAGGCGCCCCGAACCGGCTTCAGCCCGGCGAACGGGTTGTTCCGCGTGCGCTCGAAGGAGAGGCCGGACGCCTTGCTGACGGTGTCCGCGAGGGCGTGAGTGCGCTCCGAGGCGCCGGTGACGACGACGCGACCCGGTTCGGTGATCCGGACGAAGGCGTTGTGGAACCCACCGTACAGCACCATCAGTCCCGGTCCCTCCTGGAACGACTCGCGTGTCACCTCCTCGTAGTCGTCGTCGGCCCGGATCGCCGGAACGATGGTTTCGAGGCAGTCGAGCGGGTCGTCCACCGTCGTCGTCGAGACGAAGATGGAGCCCGTTTCGGCGCTGAACCCGTCGTCGACGTCGGCGAATCGCCGGCGGGTCGAGATGACCGCGCGTTTCGTGTACGCGATGCCGAACGGGAGCGTCGCCGCGACGAGACCGAGGGCGACCGTGGGCAGGAATCGGACCGGCGGTCCGCCGTAGTGTATCGTCGCCCAGACGCCGAGCAGGACTGCAAACCCACCGCCGCCCCAGGCGACCGTCCGAAGGGTGTTCATATCAGCCAAAGAACGTCCGTTTGAGACGGCCGAGGATCGTCGTCTGCCGGGCCTGAATCTCGGCTTCGCAGACGGGACGGAGCTTCCGCTCGAGGTCCTCCCGACTCTCGAACCGTTCCACGTCGGCCTGCTGGAGGAACTCCGCCAGCATCATCGAGTTCCCCGCCTCGTCGAGCGTGATGTTTTCGAGTGGCATATTCCGTTCCAGCCGTCGCGACGTGACCGGGTAGGACCACCCGGCCTCGACGATGAGTTCGTGGACGGCGTCGGGGCCGACGGTCATACGTGTAGGTTGGCCATCTGGACGAATAAAGACATCGTCACCGTGGCCCCGGGTCGGACGGCGGGGCGCGCCCGCGGCGTGCTCCGTGGCGGTCGAATCGCCCCGTTCGACGGCGTCACTCGTAGGTGTGGACCGATCCGGTCGCGTTGTCCTCGATGTAGTCCCAGTCGTACTCGACGCCCAGCCCGGGACCGTCGGGGATGGCCACCGTCCCGTCGGCGTCGACGGCATCCATCATGTCGGAGTAGTCGCCCTCGTAGACCGGCGGCTGCGTGTTCTGACACTCGGGGTGAACCAAGGCGAGTTCGTAGTAGTTGGTGTTGCGCGTGGCGGCGATACAGTGCCGCTGTGCCGGCCCGGGGGCGTGGAACTCGACGTCGAGGCCGAACGCCTCGGCCATCCGCGCCACCTTCATCGCGCCGGTGATACCCGCGTCGTACTCGGGATCCGCGCGCAGGAAGTCGGTGCCGTCGCCGGCGGCGAAGTCGGCGTGTGGCTCCAAGCCCCGGACGTGCTCGGTCTGCAGGATCGGCGTCTCGAGGCTCTCCCGGAGTTTACGGTGGGCGTGCTGGGAGATGCCGCCGTCGCGGTACGGGTCCTCGTACCAGAAAAAGCCCTGCGCGTCGAGCTCCCGGCCGAGTTTCAGGGCGTCCGCGAACGTCTCCAGCTCGCAGGCCGGGTCGTGCATGAGGTCCATCTCCGAACCGACGCGTTCGCCGACGGCGTGGACGGCCTCGATTTCGCGGCGCAGGTCCCGCGAATCGTCACCGCCACCCCAGCCGTGGATCTTGAACCCGCCGAAGCCGGCGTCGCGACACTCCTCGGCGAAGTCCGCGAAGGCCGCCGGCGAGTCCAACCCGCCCGCTTCGTCGCCGTGATACGTCGACGCGTAGGCCGGAATCCGCTCCCGGTAGGTGCCGAGCAGTTCGTGGATAGGGGCGCCGTAGTACTTGCCCGCGACGTCCCACAGCGCGATGTCGATCGGTCCCATCCCCATCCGGTCGTACTTTCTGAGGGCGCGTTTGATCTCCGACCAGTGTTTCTCGCGTGCGAGCGGGTTCTTCCCCACGAGATACGGGGCGATGATGTTGATCTGGGCGGCGCCCGGGGAGTTCCCGCCGACGTACTCGCCGGTGATCCCCTCGTCCGTGTGAATCTGGAGCGCGAACAGCGTTCGGTGGGTGGTCTCGCCCGGGTCGTACACGAGGTTGAACCCGTGTTCGTCGGTGCCCACGTCCTCGAGGGGGTACTCGAACTCACGGCTCTCGATTTTCGTGATGGTCGGGGCCATACACGCAGAGTCCCCACACCCCACAATAAGTGTAGGTGCCGACAGTCGGGGGTGTCCAGCGATCGGTCCGGGCAGTAGTATTTTTCTCCCCCATCCGCGTACGAACGGTCGATGTTCGAACCACTGGAAACGATCCTTCTCACCGTCGGTCCGAACGACAAGAACCGCCTCGACGAACTGGGGGAGGCGGTCCTCCAGGTCGCGAAACCCACCGACGCGACGGTCGT from Haloplanus salinus encodes:
- a CDS encoding ABC transporter ATP-binding protein, with the translated sequence MAQLELEEVTKVFDTSAETIVAVEELSLDIDDGEFIVVVGPSGCGKSTTLRMIAGLETVTDGEIRLAGERINEKSPKDRDIAMVFQSYALYPHKTVRQNMAYGLHLSTDLDSEEIDHRVREAAEMMGIEDLLDKKPSSLSGGQQQRVATGRAIVREPSLFLFDEPLSNLDAKLRKHMRTELSRIHSEVGITTVYVTHDQEEAMTMADRIVILDQGSLQQVGEPKEVYHEPVNKFVANFIGSPSMNFIDVELERNADGSGRLVGQDFDYSVSNRLLQQIDPSVSDVVFGIRPENARIDPDAPVDGSVETTVDVVEVVGSDNFIYLDLAGKEFRVRTPSEVEPAEGETVRITFDEDDIHLFDSASGEALAHGYPDADVTATVERSDTTADD
- a CDS encoding mandelate racemase family protein, which encodes MAPTITKIESREFEYPLEDVGTDEHGFNLVYDPGETTHRTLFALQIHTDEGITGEYVGGNSPGAAQINIIAPYLVGKNPLAREKHWSEIKRALRKYDRMGMGPIDIALWDVAGKYYGAPIHELLGTYRERIPAYASTYHGDEAGGLDSPAAFADFAEECRDAGFGGFKIHGWGGGDDSRDLRREIEAVHAVGERVGSEMDLMHDPACELETFADALKLGRELDAQGFFWYEDPYRDGGISQHAHRKLRESLETPILQTEHVRGLEPHADFAAGDGTDFLRADPEYDAGITGAMKVARMAEAFGLDVEFHAPGPAQRHCIAATRNTNYYELALVHPECQNTQPPVYEGDYSDMMDAVDADGTVAIPDGPGLGVEYDWDYIEDNATGSVHTYE